From Macadamia integrifolia cultivar HAES 741 unplaced genomic scaffold, SCU_Mint_v3 scaffold3434, whole genome shotgun sequence, the proteins below share one genomic window:
- the LOC122068134 gene encoding putative disease resistance protein RGA3 isoform X1 — protein MAQGFLSNHLAARYDDLIALGEEYFNHLVMRSFFQKEVIYKMGTRVYYQMHDLVHEFGKSLVENECFTLTIKDTNAQDFDLNRARHLSLSLEEKNTIPSFLHKAKNLRSLKIYKGQIPKISSELFSHLMCLRALDLEGTYLEELPNEIEKLIHLRYLSLSKTRVKELPKTVTRLYNLQNLVLCGCKNLYKLPEGIGRLVNLIELDLHECRQLSYIPEGIGRLSGLRGLSDFIIDGVERGGCMIGELKELNLLKGSLRIIGLGRVENGNEAQLACLKNKQHLRALYFYFNQYTGLSRVDEEAIEGPEGEGEGKEEAIVSRVDQSVVNEEEEGKTEGEEEVVDGGDMLSRRRMEDVLESLQPHQNLEKLIIRDYPGAVFPNWMCSHENFTISSNLVFLELHGCMKCKQLPPTLGKLPSLETLVIGGMDNVKFMGVEFFGIDFATRSDGGFDTIFPKLKVFQLASMHNLKDWDIRLVQNFQEGKEFIFMPCLQYLFLLNLPKLRSFPQHLTQATSLRRLFIWNCPKLSWMPSSQPSHLPFLHVEELILKMDAGSFSKSLVPNNHMFLPNLELLRIRLSPFSSLPEGLGQLTSLQILDIRTCYKIKSIPEGELQHLTALQQLNIMRCPALRRRCQKEMGEDWSKISHIPNIFIDGKKIK, from the coding sequence ATGGCACAAGGCTTTCTTAGCAACCATTTGGCAGCAAGATATGATGATTTGATTGCACTGGGTGAAGAGTACTTCAATCATTTGGTCATGCGTTCATTTTTTCAGAAAGAAGTCATATACAAAATGGGTACAAGAGTATATTACCAAATGCATGACCTCGTCCATGAATTTGGCAAATCCCTCGTAGAAAATGAATGTTTTACTTTGACGATTAAAGATACTAATGCTCAAGACTTTGACCTTAATAGAGCCCGTCATTTATCTCTATcattagaagagaaaaacacgattccttctttccttcacAAGGCAAAGAACTTGCGCAGTCTTAAAATCTACAAAGGACAGATTCCTAAAATTTCTTCCGAGTTATTTAGTCACTTAATGTGTTTGAGGGCTTTAGATTTGGAAGGTACTTACCTTGAAGAGCTTCCAAATGAGATAGAGAAGTTGATACATCTAAGGTACCTTAGTTTGTCCAAGACAAGGGTTAAAGAATTACCAAAAACAGTGACTAGACTGTACAATTTACAAAATTTAGTCCTTTGTGGATGTAAGAATCTTTATAAACTACCTGAAGGGATTGGAAGATTAGTCAATTTGATAGAACTTGATCTGCATGAATGTCGCCAACTAAGCTACATACCAGAAGGGATTGGGAGGTTAAGCGGACTACGTGGTTTGTCTGACTTCATTATTGATGGGGTGGAGAGAGGAGGATGTATGATTGGAGAACTGAAAGAACTCAACTTGCTCAAAGGTTCACTAAGGATAATAGGTTTGGGGAGAGTGGAAAATGGAAATGAGGCTCAATTGGCatgcttgaagaataagcaACACCTTCGTGCTCTGTATTTCTATTTCAATCAATATACCGGTCTTTCACGAGTTGATGAGGAAGCCATTGAAGGACCTGAAGGAGAAGgcgaaggaaaagaagaagccaTTGTTTCACGTGTTGATCAGAGTGTCGttaatgaagaagaggaaggtaaaacagaaggagaagaagaagtagttGATGGAGGAGATATGTTGTCGAGGAGGAGGATGGAGGATGTGCTGGAAAGTCTCCAACCACATCAAAACCTTGAGAAACTAATAATCAGGGACTACCCTGGTGCTGTGTTCCCAAATTGGATGTGTAGTCATGAAAACTTTACGATTTCCTCCAATCTGGTTTTCTTGGAACTCCATGGGTGCATGAAGTGTAAGCAATTGCCTCCGACTCTGGGGAAACTACCATCCCTTGAAACCCTTGTAATAGGTGGAATGGATAATGTCAAATTCATGGGAGTTGAGTTTTTTGGAATCGATTTTGCAACGAGGAGTGACGGTGGGTTTGACACAATATTCCCAAAATTGAAAGTCTTCCAGTTGGCTTCAATGCATAATTTGAAGGATTGGGATATAAGACTAGTACAGAATTTTCAAGAAGGGAAAGAGTTCATCTTTATGCCGTGTCTACAGTATCTCTTTCTTTTGAATTTGCCCAAGTTAAGGTCATTTCCACAGCACCTAACCCAAGCTACATCCTTGAGGAGATTGTTCATATGGAACTGTCCAAAGTTGAGTTGGATGCCATCATCTCAACCCTCCCATCTTCCTTTTCTACATGTTGAGGAGTTGATCTTAAAAATGGACGCAGGTTCATTTTCAAAGTCATTAGTACCAAACAACCACATGTTTCTCCCTAACCTCGAGTTGTTACGGATAAGACTGTCACCTTTCTCGTCGTTGCCTGAAGGCTTAGGGCAACTCACATCGCTTCAGATTCTAGATAT
- the LOC122068135 gene encoding putative disease resistance protein RGA3 encodes MVDALVSNVIKQLATIIQKEFELLVDVKKDVEKLFLTFTRIQVVLKDAEKRQIIEDPVRLWLQNLKDVSYDIDDVLDEWSTEILKSSLVEGVDDDVDDDDDGRISPTSREVCPDNLFSSCLECPANLFSSCFSFKQIGFRHDIGQRMKEINERLDFIASLQNTFGFIKTAKNDIIDEPKCLETSSVVDVSEVFGRDMDKDIIISKLISEGSSTQQDQMVSDHVPPMIISIVGMPGLGKTTLAQLTFNDERVKNHFDKRIWVHVSKPFDKKKVAMRIIEEIGGEGNNVVSQGGGGSGHHIAWEVVHRQLTTSIQGNQFLLILDDVWTEDRSLWDPLWLSLRCSSQGSRIIVTTRNERVTIMMGTTYVHSLGLLSDENCWSLLRRYAFDGRQDKECEKLKEIGMELAKKCNGLPLSAKTLGSLLRFKQSKQD; translated from the coding sequence ATGGTTGATGCCCTTGTTTCCAATGTCATCAAGCAATTGGCCACCATCATCCAAAAGGAGTTTGAACTGTTAGTGGATGTGAAAAAGGACGTCGAGAAGCTCTTCCTTACTTTTACAAGAATCCAAGTGGTGCTTAAGGATGCTGAAAAGAGGCAAATTATAGAAGATCCAGTACGTCTTTGGTTACAAAATCTGAAAGATGTATCCTATGACATTGATGATGTGTTAGATGAGTGGAGTACTGAAATTCTTAAATCATCACTAGTAGAGGgagttgatgatgatgttgatgatgatgatgatggtcgCATCAGCCCGACTAGCAGGGAGGTATGCCCTGACAATTTATTTTCCTCTTGCTTGGAATGCCCTGCCAActtgttttcttcttgcttttcttTCAAACAAATCGGTTTCCGCCATGACATtggtcaaaggatgaaggagatTAATGAAAGATTAGATTTTATTGCAAGTTTGCAGAATACATTTGGTTTTATTAAAACTGCTAAAAATGACATTATAGATGAGCCAAAGTGTCTAGAAACTAGCTCCGTCGTTGATGTCTCAGAGGTGTTTGGTCGTGACATGGATAAAGATATCATAATAAGCAAGTTGATAAGTGAGGGCAGTAGTACTCAACAAGATCAAATGGTTTCTGATCATGTCCCCCCCATGATAATCTCCATTGTAGGCATGCCTGGTTTGGGCAAAACAACACTTGCCCAACTCACCTTCAATGATGAGAGGGTGAAGAACCATTTTGATAAGAGAATATGGGTACATGTGTCTAAACCTTTTGATAAAAAGAAGGTTGCCATGCGTATTATTGAAGAAATCGGTGGTGAGGGGAACAATGTTGTCTCACAAGGTGGAGGGGGTAGTGGTCATCATATTGCATGGGAAGTTGTGCATCGTCAATTGACTACTTCTATCCAAGGAAATCAATTCCTACTCATCTTAGATGATGTGTGGACTGAGGATCGTAGTTTGTGGGATCCATTGTGGCTTTCCCTCAGATGCAGTTCTCAAGGAAGTAGAATTATTGTTACGACACGAAACGAGAGGGTTACCATCATGATGGGCACAACATATGTCCACAGTTTAGGATTATTGTCTGATGAAAACTGTTGGTCATTGTTGAGACGTTATGCTTTTGATGGAAGGCAAGATAAAGAGTGcgagaaattaaaagaaattggCATGGAACTCGCAAAAAAGTGTAACGGATTGCCTCTTTCAGCAAAGACCCTAGGAAGTTTGTTGCGTTTCAAACAGTCAAAACAGGACTAG
- the LOC122068134 gene encoding putative disease resistance protein RGA3 isoform X2: MGTRVYYQMHDLVHEFGKSLVENECFTLTIKDTNAQDFDLNRARHLSLSLEEKNTIPSFLHKAKNLRSLKIYKGQIPKISSELFSHLMCLRALDLEGTYLEELPNEIEKLIHLRYLSLSKTRVKELPKTVTRLYNLQNLVLCGCKNLYKLPEGIGRLVNLIELDLHECRQLSYIPEGIGRLSGLRGLSDFIIDGVERGGCMIGELKELNLLKGSLRIIGLGRVENGNEAQLACLKNKQHLRALYFYFNQYTGLSRVDEEAIEGPEGEGEGKEEAIVSRVDQSVVNEEEEGKTEGEEEVVDGGDMLSRRRMEDVLESLQPHQNLEKLIIRDYPGAVFPNWMCSHENFTISSNLVFLELHGCMKCKQLPPTLGKLPSLETLVIGGMDNVKFMGVEFFGIDFATRSDGGFDTIFPKLKVFQLASMHNLKDWDIRLVQNFQEGKEFIFMPCLQYLFLLNLPKLRSFPQHLTQATSLRRLFIWNCPKLSWMPSSQPSHLPFLHVEELILKMDAGSFSKSLVPNNHMFLPNLELLRIRLSPFSSLPEGLGQLTSLQILDIRTCYKIKSIPEGELQHLTALQQLNIMRCPALRRRCQKEMGEDWSKISHIPNIFIDGKKIK; the protein is encoded by the coding sequence ATGGGTACAAGAGTATATTACCAAATGCATGACCTCGTCCATGAATTTGGCAAATCCCTCGTAGAAAATGAATGTTTTACTTTGACGATTAAAGATACTAATGCTCAAGACTTTGACCTTAATAGAGCCCGTCATTTATCTCTATcattagaagagaaaaacacgattccttctttccttcacAAGGCAAAGAACTTGCGCAGTCTTAAAATCTACAAAGGACAGATTCCTAAAATTTCTTCCGAGTTATTTAGTCACTTAATGTGTTTGAGGGCTTTAGATTTGGAAGGTACTTACCTTGAAGAGCTTCCAAATGAGATAGAGAAGTTGATACATCTAAGGTACCTTAGTTTGTCCAAGACAAGGGTTAAAGAATTACCAAAAACAGTGACTAGACTGTACAATTTACAAAATTTAGTCCTTTGTGGATGTAAGAATCTTTATAAACTACCTGAAGGGATTGGAAGATTAGTCAATTTGATAGAACTTGATCTGCATGAATGTCGCCAACTAAGCTACATACCAGAAGGGATTGGGAGGTTAAGCGGACTACGTGGTTTGTCTGACTTCATTATTGATGGGGTGGAGAGAGGAGGATGTATGATTGGAGAACTGAAAGAACTCAACTTGCTCAAAGGTTCACTAAGGATAATAGGTTTGGGGAGAGTGGAAAATGGAAATGAGGCTCAATTGGCatgcttgaagaataagcaACACCTTCGTGCTCTGTATTTCTATTTCAATCAATATACCGGTCTTTCACGAGTTGATGAGGAAGCCATTGAAGGACCTGAAGGAGAAGgcgaaggaaaagaagaagccaTTGTTTCACGTGTTGATCAGAGTGTCGttaatgaagaagaggaaggtaaaacagaaggagaagaagaagtagttGATGGAGGAGATATGTTGTCGAGGAGGAGGATGGAGGATGTGCTGGAAAGTCTCCAACCACATCAAAACCTTGAGAAACTAATAATCAGGGACTACCCTGGTGCTGTGTTCCCAAATTGGATGTGTAGTCATGAAAACTTTACGATTTCCTCCAATCTGGTTTTCTTGGAACTCCATGGGTGCATGAAGTGTAAGCAATTGCCTCCGACTCTGGGGAAACTACCATCCCTTGAAACCCTTGTAATAGGTGGAATGGATAATGTCAAATTCATGGGAGTTGAGTTTTTTGGAATCGATTTTGCAACGAGGAGTGACGGTGGGTTTGACACAATATTCCCAAAATTGAAAGTCTTCCAGTTGGCTTCAATGCATAATTTGAAGGATTGGGATATAAGACTAGTACAGAATTTTCAAGAAGGGAAAGAGTTCATCTTTATGCCGTGTCTACAGTATCTCTTTCTTTTGAATTTGCCCAAGTTAAGGTCATTTCCACAGCACCTAACCCAAGCTACATCCTTGAGGAGATTGTTCATATGGAACTGTCCAAAGTTGAGTTGGATGCCATCATCTCAACCCTCCCATCTTCCTTTTCTACATGTTGAGGAGTTGATCTTAAAAATGGACGCAGGTTCATTTTCAAAGTCATTAGTACCAAACAACCACATGTTTCTCCCTAACCTCGAGTTGTTACGGATAAGACTGTCACCTTTCTCGTCGTTGCCTGAAGGCTTAGGGCAACTCACATCGCTTCAGATTCTAGATAT